GTCACAATCGAGGTTGATCACGTTGGCGCCGTTATCACGGAGGAGTTGTTCCCCGCCCAAAAAGTTTTCGTTTTCGGCGAGCACGACGGTACGGATTTTGTACAGGATACAAGTCGCCGAGCACCTTTTTATAATTAGAAATATCAAAATATCAGCCCGACTTTAGAGAGTGAGAGAGAAGTAAACTTTACATGATGCAAGGCGAGAGGGTGGTAAACATTGCACAATCTCTTAACAACCCCTCTGGCACCCGTCCCAAGTTTTCGAGACAGTCCATCTCTCCATGTCGGACGTTGGACGAGAGTTGGACACGGTTGTTGTGTCCACGGGAGATGATGCGGGAGGTAGGAAGGTGGACCAAAGCGGCGCTGTGCGTGTGCggcggggggggggggggggggggcaGGGgtttgatgacgacgagtTGATCGGGATTAACTTGTTGTAGATAAGTAAACAAAAAAAACAGGGCTTACCCAATGGGGATACCGCCCTCTGAAAGACTCTTTAAAGCTTGTTCATGGGCACTACAAATGGAATCGAGTTTTTTCACCAGCTCTTTAATCAGCTCTTGAACCAGTACATCTATACATATCTCTCACTACACTCTCCCACCGGTTGTCGTTCGTttgtgtgtgtgtgtgaTTGAACCGCCTGGGGCTTAAATGGGAATAAGAACGTACACGCTCATAAAGTGAGGGTAGTCCTCTGGTTTGGCTGGGGATCCTTCTACGGGGGACATGTTGCTATTGGGCCAAGAAAGGTGCGCCGTTGGTTTTCTGTACAAGGTGTGTGTGTACGTGACGGTTGACGGTTGACTTTTTCATGGagtggaaaaaaagagtgATTTGAgatgcctccacctccaccgaGGGATACCGGGGGGGGCAAATGCATACGTAATATACGTGGCTCGCCACCAAGGACAATTCTATTAAATAGCTGTATTCCCTACATACGTATTTTCACTTATTTGCGTGTGTTCATTTTTTTATTACCAATATACCATCTCCGCCCCCCCTACGATGCAGTCCCCACCTCCCGCCAGAGACCCTCACCAGCCGTCACAACCCCAGTCATCCGATCAATCCCCGCAGCCAGAAACCCCGGCTACCCCCGGccccagcagcagcagctcaaACCCTCTCTATCCCACTATCCTACCTACATCCGCCACTCTTCTCGCCACGAAACTCGGCCCTACCCTCCCTTACTaccaaacccaaacccagACCCAGAcccattctcatcttcatcatggAGGACACCCTGCAGCAGCCCCCAACCCCGACCCGGAAGAGACGAGACGGCAAGAGATGGCGTATCGACTACGGGCGATGCCCGAAAAATGTTTTTCGTGGTGTACCCAGAGCGAGATGGGGAGACCGTTTTGTAGGATGTTTTGTGTTAGGAAAAGGGCGGTGGGGTGGACGAGGGAAGAGCAGTTGAAGCGGTTGAGGCCGCAGCAGCGGCGGATAGGGAGAGAGGTTGAGGGTGTGGGTGTGAGTGCGAGTGCGGATGTGTTTGCTAGTATGTCCAAAAGCGAGCAAACTgtctcatcatcatcatcatcatcttcatcactaccaccaccatcgaTATTCGATTGGCTCTACTCTCCTATTGAAACACTGCGTTCACGGATAACACCGTATTCAATCATATACATTCGCGGTACGCCTGATGGTGTGATTGGAAGGTATATGGAGGAGCTTGAATGGGATGATGGGGTGTATGATTTTAAAGGGATATCAAGGGGCCAAGTTGCCAAGtcgggaggaaggagaagggatgaGGAACCCAAGATGGAATGGCTCGAATGGGGGGATCACGGGTGGGTTTATAAAAAGTTTTTGCTGCTGTTTATTGTATAACTGACGAGGTTGATTGTTTTAGAGCACTGTTGCATTTACCGTTGGCGTCTATATTTTCGCCCATCCTCGCCTTGCCGGACAACATGAACCGTCTTCTCTCGCCGTCGCTCAACTTGTTGTCTGCGTACAAGGCTTCGTTTGTTGAAGGCGGGCAGGCCCGGAATTTGACAAGGTTTGTAGAGACGGTGAGGAATAATGGGGCGGGGGAGATGGTGGGTAAGATTAATACATTTATAGAGAAGCGTGTgcaggaagggagggagaagagggaggagatgatgaagcagaggcaagagaggatgaaggatgtgggcaaggaggtggaaggtaagggggaggagaggcAGTAGTGTTTATCATGATGCATCTTTTTGGACACGAGTCGCAAGAATGGTTAATACAACAAGACGAAAGTGAACAGTGTAAATGGTACTATGCCGGACGAGTCGATGTTTCTGCCTTGGCCCTTTCAGGTTGTGCAGCGGCAGAGTGGGTGTCGATAGGTGCAGCCGTCGGGCGTTCAGACATGGTTGAATTTGTAGTTGGGTGTGGTGTAAGACTTGACGAAGAATGAGAGTGAGACCGCCGGGTGGTATCGTCCTGATCCTCATCCCAGTCGTCCCGCATAGCAGCTACGCCTCTGAGGATCTCTTCTGGTATAATGACACTGCCGTAGCTTCCGTCAAGATAGTCTTTGGCCTCTTCGCCCAACTCGTCTGTCTCACCCGTACCGCCCGCCTCGGCGCCGTTCGCTCTGTGCGCCTCGCGAAACTTGGGGGCAATGAGGGAGACTCCAAACGGTGTGAAAAGGCCGCGGGGTCCGAACCGTTCGAGGAAACCAGAGTAAATCTTTTCGAGCTTGGCTTGCTGGCTATTTATGCTTGGTTAGTGAGTGCGCTCCGAGGCGGCTGCACGTAAGCAACGTACCGGGAGGACGAGAGCCGTTTGCGCTTCACACCTGGCTGGTGCTGGGTGTCATCGGTCGTCATTCTCACTGCAAAGCATGTCAGCGGGGCTGTACGCGAGAGGCATATGGGCACACACGCACAGAGATCCCAGCGGCTGCGCCTGCTCTGGACCGCGAGGGGCATGCCGTGCTTGTCCTGGAGATGGCGCCTGGCGACGCTGCGGCCGTTCTTGCCGTCGTAGGTCTTTCCGCAGACCCTGCATGTGATGAGCTTCCACTGGGTGAAGGCGGAGTCGGCGGGGTGTGCGTCtgggtggaggatgaggaggtcGTTGACGTCGAGGGACCAGCCGGGGGCGGCGGGGCAGGGGAGGAGGCCGTTGGGNNNNNNNGGGAGGGGGAGTAGAGTGTTGATAAATACCCGCGGCGTATCTTTCTTTTCACTCCACTTCACTTCGTTCACTCCCCCCACTCCCCCCCCGATGGCCGCCCCGCTCTACGTCACGCAGTCCGGCCGTCTGTGGCACGCcggcctcatcctcatcgtcaccGTCGGCCTCCCAGGTGAGCAcaccctcccccccccccgcTGACCCCCCAGCCCGCGGCAAGACACACATCTCCCGCGCCCTCGAACGCTACCTCCGCTGGCTCGGCGTCAAGACCCGCGTCTACTCCATCGGCGACTACAGGCGCAAAGTCCTCGGCGGCGCAAAGGACGTCCCCCACGACTACTTCCAGACAAAGAGTGCGTCCCCCcgccccccgcccccgctAATCCTCCCCCAGCGCCCAGATCAGAGGCCACCAACGCTCTCCGCCGCCGCATCAAGGCAGAACTCGAAGACCAGATCATGGACTTTTTCACCGTGCAGGGCGGCCAGGTCGTCATCTATGATGCCAACAATGGCAGTGTCgcagagagaaaaagcaCGCTGGAAAAGTTTGGCAACAAGGGCGTCCATGTCATTTATCTTGGTGCGTCGCTTGCGTCGGGCTGTGGATACTACTAACTACTCACGCAGAGAGTCTATGTGACCAAGAAGATATCATCACCGCCAATATCCGCAGCGTCAAGCTCTCGTCTCCCGACGTGtgtccatctcctctccccccGCAACGCACGCTGACACCAGGCCAAGTACGCCGGATGGGACGCAGAAAAGGCAGTCGCAGACTACTGGGAACGTATCCGAGACCAGACTGAAGTGTACGACACCGTCACGGCCGATGAAGGGCCTTTTATCAAGGTGATGAATGTCGGCGAGAGGATCGAAGTGAACCGTATCGAAGGTGGGTTGCAGAGTCGTCTAACGACGCTCGTGTATTCACAACTCTTGAAGGATACCTTCAAACGCGatgctgcttcttcttgatgaaTATCCACACCCGCCCTCGAAACATTTACTTTGCGCGTGTACGtctccccccccccccccccccgaCCCAACGAACAACTAACACGCACGCAGTCTGGACAATCCCTCATTGAACACTCGTATAAAGCCGATTCTGACCTCTCCCCGGCAGGCTGGGAATATGCTGAACGACTCAAAGCTGCGGTGATCGCGCGGCGCAAAGCtgcaagagaagagagaaaggcaAAAGGCGAAGTCCTCGGAGAGGAAAACCCTCTGCTCGCGAGtatcaaaaagaaaacattACACAATCTAACTGCTTATATTTAGATATGGACATCCGCGCGCCGTCGTGCATACCACACCGCCTGGCCCTTTGTCCATTCCGGCTACAAGGTCGTCCAGAAACCCATCATGTCGGAAATCAACCCCGGCGTCTGGGACGGCCTCTCGA
The nucleotide sequence above comes from Cryptococcus neoformans var. grubii H99 chromosome 1, complete sequence. Encoded proteins:
- a CDS encoding cytosine deaminase, which encodes MSPVEGSPAKPEDYPHFMSVAHEQALKSLSEGGIPIGAALVHLPTSRIISRGHNNRVQLSSNVRHGEMDCLENLGRVPEGLLRDCAMFTTLSPCIMCSATCILYKIRTVVLAENENFLGGEQLLRDNGANVINLDCDEIKNMMKDWINSPGGKVWNEDIGEVTRS
- a CDS encoding 6-phosphofructo-2-kinase/fructose-2,6-bisphosphatase, with protein sequence MAAPLYVTQSGRLWHAGLILIVTVGLPARGKTHISRALERYLRWLGVKTRVYSIGDYRRKVLGGAKDVPHDYFQTKTPRSEATNALRRRIKAELEDQIMDFFTVQGGQVVIYDANNGSVAERKSTLEKFGNKGVHVIYLESLCDQEDIITANIRSVKLSSPDYAGWDAEKAVADYWERIRDQTEVYDTVTADEGPFIKVMNVGERIEVNRIEGYLQTRCCFFLMNIHTRPRNIYFARSGQSLIEHSYKADSDLSPAGWEYAERLKAAVIARRKAAREERKAKGEVLGEENPLLIWTSARRRAYHTAWPFVHSGYKVVQKPIMSEINPGVWDGLSTQEAMELYPDEWTRFLADPYAHRAPRAESYHDLSVRLESVIFELERCQDDLLIIGHASVIRCLLAYLVGLPPNEVPAVEIARGDLVEITPASYGVISRAWHFWSGEGRGDAYGENLYENFAEATSGKGSVLPDSGVNFAADALNMEKEAEEEEGREKEERGEKVMEAAKAVGKIAEQAAANTAAGAGVANSSGDGAGAGGVGQGARGPGKALKRWGSERGKGRGLPGLSELNETDEGEENKDKDDGGVVSEGEGEGRESGKTRSRAMSLLEI